In one Leishmania major strain Friedlin complete genome, chromosome 13 genomic region, the following are encoded:
- a CDS encoding putative DNA-directed RNA polymerase ii 8.2 Kdpolypeptide, which produces MIIPVRCFTCGNVIADKYLLYLDLVSQGVSEEDAMNAFHLERFCCRRMMLTHVDMTDLLLKFNPADTNVLGTASVAAAAGEDDGAVGMP; this is translated from the coding sequence ATGATCATCCCCGTGCGCTGCTTCACGTGCGGCAATGTCATTGCCGACAAGTATCTTCTCTACCTTGACCTTGTCAGCCAAGGCGTCTCCGAGGAGGACGCGATGAACGCCTTCCACCTAGAACGgttctgctgccgccgcatgATGCTCACCCACGTGGACATGACGGACCTGCTCCTCAAGTTCAACCCGGCCGACACGAACGTGCTAGGGACTGCCTccgtagcggcggcggccggggaggacgacggcgctgtcggcaTGCCGTAG
- a CDS encoding putative calmodulin translates to MQKLSETVQKELKEIFDLIDSDQSGVISLQELRKLMAALHLKPTEQELEEVFEETCSLPSITKASAGSPSTSSFPLPPSFIAAAAPHDGSVVNNSHSDINASSEVTAAAASARTVTFPQFATMMARRVESEYTAKQLRNAFQLFESPDMPEGFVSTSVLAHALATYGSKKLDKEEIDRLIAAIDPNNTGRVNYYEFVDTVTA, encoded by the coding sequence aTGCAGAAACTCTCAGAGACAGTGcagaaggagctgaaggagATTTTCGACCTCATCGACTCCGACCAATCCGGCGTCATCTCGCTccaggagctgcgcaagctcaTGGCAGCTCTGCACCTGAAACCAACCGAGCAGGAGCTAGAAGAGGTGTTTGAGGAGACATGCAGCTTGCCGTCCATCACGAAGGCGAGTGCCGGGTCCCCTTCGACGTCGTCCttcccgctgccgccctccttcatcgccgctgccgcaccccATGACGGTAGCGTCGTGAACAACTCCCACAGCGATATCAATGCGTCCTCCGAAGTgacggccgcggcagcgtctgcgcgcaCGGTGACTTTCCCGCAGTTTGCCACCATGATGGCGCGCCGCGTGGAGTCCGAGTACACCGccaagcagctgcgcaacgcCTTCCAGCTCTTCGAGTCCCCTGACATGCCAGAAGGTTTCGTGTCAACTAGTGTCCTGGCCCACGCCCTGGCGACGTACGGGTCGAAGAAACTCGATAAGGAAGAGATCGATCGCCTCATCGCGGCCATCGACCCGAACAATACGGGCCGAGTGAACTACTACGAGTTCGTGGATACCGTGACGGCGTGA
- a CDS encoding outer arm dynein-like protein: MADYEPEDNLEQNSTLSSESIQEDISSLLRTKLAGEQWNPAKVDGWVEDIVNSILTELAELKKPYKYIVTCVFMQRTGAALSVGFISLWDNTKDGMVHVPFENDSFHCLVTVYFLKND; encoded by the coding sequence ATGGCGGACTACGAGCCCGAGGACAACCTCGAACAGAACAGCACCCTAAGCAGTGAAAGCATCCAAGAGGATATAAGCAGCTTATTGCGCACAAAACTAGCGGGCGAACAGTGGAACCCCGCCAAGGTAGATGGCTGGGTAGAGGACATTGTGAACTCGATCCTGACAGAGCTCGCGGAGCTCAAGAAACCGTACAAGTACATTGTCACGTGCGTCTTCATGCagcgcaccggtgccgcgcTTTCTGTCGGGTTCATTAGCCTCTGGGACAATACAAAGGACGGCATGGTGCATGTCCCGTTCGAGAACGATTCGTTTCACTGCTTGGTGACGGTGTACTTCTTGAAGAACGACTAg
- a CDS encoding putative adenylosuccinate synthetase, with amino-acid sequence MPVRRYGGRYNSSSPGVSNALNPSRTAGWPLSPSPATGSKPASTHHDPVPQEAYYVKDEADARHQQQAPLREPSVEVEVEIIDDEPPRGSQKPLSVAPCTANANNSSGGSKCNAITASRYTFYTNAYQKSVYEALRSLRPLPELQEPRRVKEYAETSLKDSLYRIVEAHDVIMVAGAFFGDEGKGKTVDAVARHPLCTCIARVNSGENAGHTVYDKAGRKFVFNLAPSGLLLPGKRNYIGPECVMDPVSFMEKEVIQLIDAGIDYRDRLFIGNVCIVTPYHKLLDLLGSAANSSTLKGMAPVHGSKVMKRGIRLDHIFNDDETLRKRLEKDMDTYFGLLKVKNLSDADVVRLCREENSDGVVRVPDYVIAFAQAEDKVEFLVKLYRDRVRHNPGFPARCDVTYELHAALLRGEKVLLEGPQSYWLSNARTKFWESTTSADTTAAGLLAASQLNFQKFKSVVLNVHKAPGSSRVGIGACPSSFVPQDYFSAQNIKTLRDLPSATCAHFEAVQRTLFRDGFPHSNDKARHNGIMAPVEYSDETGTYNIGVAMAIASAQHHGECGAVTKKPRVCGFFDCVLHHEVNNIQGPYLTISALDRGDEYDKVGVTIAYVYYSPEGKQVDVNGHVYKNGDIIRAGDPVPSEPALYHCHPIVKLIDGWRDNPIAAAKRRRNAPLPRGVCELLSAIEYFTNCKILSIGNGPNGDDIIYLRQ; translated from the coding sequence ATGCCCGTTCGTCGCTACGGTGGGCGCTACAACAGCTCCTCGCCCGGCGTGTCGAATGCGCTGAACCCGAGCCGCACCGCCGGTTGGCCActatcgccgtcgccggcaaCGGGCTCGAAGCCCGCGTCCACGCACCATGATCCTGTCCCACAGGAGGCCTACTACGTAAAGGATGAAGCGGACGctcggcatcagcagcaggccCCCCTCCGGGAGCCAAGCGTCGAGGTTGAGGTGGAGATAATAGACGACGAGCCGCCGCGTGGTTCGCAGAAGCCGTTGAGCGTGGCGCCGTGTACCGCGAACgccaacaacagcagcggcggctcgaAATGCAACGCCATAACGGCGTCTCGCTACACCTTTTACACCAATGCGTACCAGAAAAGTGTGTATGAGGCGTtgcgctcgctgcggccTCTGCCGGAGCTGCAAGAGCCGCGTCGCGTCAAGGAGTACGCGGAGACCTCGCTCAAGGACTCGCTCTACCGCATCGTCGAGGCACACGACGTGATTATGGTGGCCGGCGCCTTTTTCGGTGACGAGGGCAAGGGCAAGACCGTGGATGCGGTGGCCCGCCACCCGCTCTGTACGTGCATCGCGCGCGTGAACAGCGGCGAGAACGCCGGCCACACCGTCTACGACAAGGCCGGCCGCAAGTTCGTCTTCAACCTCGCACCGTCCGGGCTGCTGTTGCCTGGCAAGAGAAACTACATTGGACCCGAGTGTGTCATGGACCCCGTCAGCTTCATGGAGAAGGAGGTTATTCAGCTGATCGACGCCGGTATCGACTACCGCGACCGCCTCTTCATCGGCAACGTATGCATTGTAACGCCGTACCACAAGCTTCTGGACCTGCTGGGCTCAGCAGCGAACTCGTCAACGCTGAAGGGCATGGCGCCCGTTCACGGCAGCAAAGTGATGAAGCGCGGCATCCGCCTGGACCACATCTTCAACGAcgacgagacgctgcgcaaGCGGCTTGAGAAGGACATGGACACGTACTTTGGTCTGCTCAAGGTGAAGAACCTCTCGGACGCCGACGTggtgcgcctctgccgcgaagagaacagcgacggcgttgtgcgtgtgccagACTACGTCATTGCATTCGCGCAGGCGGAGGACAAGGTCGAGTTTCTCGTGAAGCTGTATCGCGACCGTGTGCGGCACAACCCGGGCTTCCCCGCTCGCTGCGATGTCACCTACGAGCTGCatgcggcgttgctgcgcggcgagaaGGTGTTGCTCGAGGGCCCGCAGTCGTACTGGCTTAGCAACGCGCGCACAAAGTTCTGGGAGAGCACGACGTCCGCAGACACCACGGCGGCTGGATTGCTGGCGGCCTCGCAGCTGAACTTCCAGAAGTTCAAGTCTGTCGTGCTGAACGTGCACAAGGCGCCGGGGTCCAGCCGGGTTGGCATTGGCGCCTGCCCCAGCAGCTTCGTCCCGCAGGACTACTTCAGTGCCCAGAACATCAAGACGCTGCGCGACTTGCCGTCGGCGACGTGTGCCCACTTTGAGGCtgtgcagcgcacgctcTTCCGCGACGGCTTCCCGCACAGCAACGACAAGGCGAGGCACAACGGCATCATGGCCCCGGTAGAGTACTCGGACGAGACGGGCACGTACAATATTGGCGTCGCCATGGCCATCGCCTCGGCACAGCACCACGGCGaatgcggcgccgtcacgaAGAagccgcgcgtgtgtggcttCTTCGACTGCGTCCTGCATCACGAGGTGAACAACATCCAAGGTCCGTACCTCACCATCTCCGCCCTCGACCGCGGGGACGAGTACGATAAGGTCGGCGTGACCATCGCCTACGTCTACTACAGCCCAGAGGGCAAGCAGGTAGACGTGAATGGGCACGTGTACAAGAACGGCGACATCATCCGCGCCGGCGATCCGGTGCCGAGCGAGCCCGCACTCTACCACTGCCATCCGATTGTAAAGTTGATCGACGGCTGGCGCGACAACCCGATTGCCGCGgcgaagcgccgccgcaacgcaccgctgccgcgcggcgtGTGCGAGCTTCTTTCCGCCATCGAGTACTTCACCAACTGCAAAATCCTCTCGATCGGCAACGGGCCGAACGGAGACGACATCATCTACCTCCGGCAGTAA
- the NT3 gene encoding nucleobase transporter gives MILNFSSLAELYVYTTCVLLGVSMLMPLNALASAPAYMLDYYKYATRDPNAKPNSPIFWNHILTFYNVASVVTQALVGPTVLTPWARKLSLSFRFFMALTLMMVEVFVILVIPAGGVSQVGAMVAFFIVTIAAGVGKSYLEATCYALVGTMPPKFMSAIMFGCGFSGVLSSTLQCIIKASMEDTYDSVLRQAYLYFSLALGFMAVALAMALSLRFNSYAQEHVGEYRAIKRANEAAKGLNAEETNKAAREEMNGALSSSSKRQPFSTNPVAQGSEIYGDLIDEEAEKARCKAEGAGGSDELSECDEVRAVGRQAGDTCSDSNSDDRNLTTSEQLQRTRAWPVAKFIWPLMASCFCNFFVSLLILPSLIIPVDRTDRWFATIAILLYNCGDATGRWLSSVKLLWPSHLVLFISIGCRFIFIPLTFLCIFKYIPGHAAPHVLFALLGLTNGFFGAISMVFGPIDTRLRTEGQRVMAGQLMGVSLLAGASLSALLAMAIVPFLP, from the coding sequence ATGATCCTCAACTTCTCCTCCCTGGCGGAGCTGTACGTGTATACCACGTGCGTGCTCCTCGGTGTTTCGATGCTCATGCCGCTAAATGCCCTCGCATCGGCACCGGCGTACATGCTCGACTACTACAAGTACGCGACCCGAGACCCGAATGCGAAGCCGAACAGCCCCATTTTCTGGAATCACATTCTCACCTTCTACAACGTGGCGTCGGTGGTGACGCAGGCATTGGTTGGCCCAACGGTGCTGACCCCGTGGGCGCGCaagctctccctctccttccgcTTCTTCATGGCCCTGACGCTCATGATGGTGGAGGTGTTCGTAATTCTGGTCATTCCCGCCGGGGGCGTGTCGCAGGTTGGTGCCATGGTCGCCTTCTTCATCGTGACCATTGCGGCCGGCGTGGGCAAGTCCTACCTGGAGGCGACGTGCTACGCGCTGGTGGGTACGATGCCGCCGAAGTTCATGTCCGCCATCATGTTCGGCTGCGGCTTCTCTGGTGTGCTTTCCTCGACGCTGCAGTGCATCATCAAGGCGTCCATGGAGGACACGTACGACTCGGTGCTCCGCCAGGCGTACCTCTACTTCAGCCTCGCCCTCGGCTTCATGGCTGTTGCGCTCGCCATGGCGCTCTCGCTGCGCTTTAACTCCTACGCGCAGGAGCACGTCGGTGAGTACCGTGCCATCAAGCGGGCCAATGAAGCCGCGAAGGGCCTGAACGCCGAGGAGACTAACAAAGCCGCCCGGGAGGAAATGAACGGCGCCCtcagtagcagcagcaagcgTCAACCCTTTAGCACCAATCCGGTGGCTCAGGGCAGTGAGATCTACGGCGATCTCATCGAcgaggaggctgagaaggCGCGCTGCAAGGCCGAGGGCGCGGGTGGCTCTGACGAGCTGAGCGAGTGTgacgaggtgcgcgcggtggGCCGCCAGGCTGGCGACAcctgcagcgacagcaactCTGACGACCGCAACCTGACCACGTCggagcagcttcagcgcacgcgcgcgtggccCGTGGCGAAGTTCATCTGGCCTCTCATGGCTAGCTGCTTCTGCAACTTCTTTGTTTCGCTGCTCATCCTGCCGTCCCTCATCATTCCGGTCGACCGCACGGACAGGTGGTTTGCAACCATCGCGATTCTGCTGTACAACTGCGGTGATGCGACCGGCCGCTGGCTATCCTCAGTGAAGCTCCTGTGGCCCTCGCACTTGGTGCTCTTCATCAGCATCGGGTGCCGCTTCATCTTCATTCCGCTGACCTTCTTGTGCATCTTCAAGTACATCCCTGGCCACGCGGCCCCGCACGTGCTCTTCGCGCTGCTCGGTCTCACGAACGGCTTCTTTGGTGCGATTTCGATGGTATTCGGCCCGATCGACACACGCCTGCGCACGGAGGGCCAGCGCGTGATGGCGGGCCAGCTGATGGGCGTCTCGCTCCTCGCTGGTGCGTCGCTGTCCGCCTTGCTGGCGATGGCAATCGTGCCCTTCCTGCCCTAA
- a CDS encoding putative 40S ribosomal protein S4 translates to MAKKHLKRLYAPKDWMLSKLTGVFAPRPRPGPHKLRECLPLLVIIRNRLKYALNAREGEMILRQGLVHVDNHPRRDGKYPAGFMDVVEIPKTGDRFRLMYDVKGRFALVNLSEAEAQIKLMKVVNLYTATGRVPVAVTHDGHRIRYPDPHTSIGDTIVYNVKEKKCVDLIKNRQGKAVIVTGGANRGRIGEIVKVECHPGAFNIAHLKDASGAEFATRAANIFVIGKDLNNLQVTVPKQQGLRMNVIQEREERLIAAEARKNAPARGARRARK, encoded by the coding sequence ATGGCCAAGAAGCACCTCAAGCGCTTGTATGCGCCCAAGGACTGGATGCTGAGCAAGCTGACCGGCGTGTTCGCGCCGCGTCCGCGTCCGGGTCCGCACAAGCTGCGCGagtgcctgccgctgctggtgatcATCCGCAACCGGCTGAAGTACGCGCTGAACGCGCGCGAGGGTGAGATGATCCTGCGCCAGGGTCTGGTGCACGTGGACAACCACccgcgccgcgacggcaaGTATCCCGCCGGTTTCATGGACGTGGTCGAGATCCCGAAGACGGGCGACCGCTTCCGCCTGATGTACGACGTCAAGGGCCGCTTCGCGTTGGTGAACCTGtccgaggcggaggcgcagatCAAGCTGATGAAGGTTGTGAACCTGTACACGGCCACCGGCCGCGTGCCGGTCGCTGTGACGCACGACGGCCACCGCATCCGCTACCCGGACCCGCACACCTCCATTGGTGACACCATCGTGTACAACGTCAAGGAGAAGAAGTGCGTGGACCTGATCAAGAACCGCCAGGGCAAGGCCGTGATCGTGACCGGTGGCGCCAACCGCGGCCGCATCGGCGAGATCGTGAAGGTGGAGTGCCACCCCGGTGCGTTCAACATTGCGCACCTGAAGGACGCGTCCGGCGCCGAGTTCGCCACCCGCGCCGCGAACATCTTCGTGATCGGCAAGGACCTGAACAACCTGCAGGTAACGGTGCCGAAGCAGCAGGGCCTGCGCATGAACGTGATCcaggagcgcgaggagcgcCTGATCGCGGCGGAGGCCCGCAAGAACGCGCCGGCTCGTGGTGCCCGCAGGGCCCGCAAGTGA